One Scophthalmus maximus strain ysfricsl-2021 chromosome 1, ASM2237912v1, whole genome shotgun sequence genomic region harbors:
- the men1 gene encoding menin, whose amino-acid sequence MGLHSAQKKHFPLRGIDGVVQLFDVELRKSEPDLALLSLVLGFVEHFLAVNRVIPINVPGVRFEPLEPDCPNSCFPTVELGMINALYERFTAQIRGAVDLSQYRRTAAGSSRELVKKVSDVIWNSLSRSYFKDRAHIQSLFSLITGTKLDSSGVAFAVVAACQVLGLKDVHLALSEDHAWVIFGKGGEETAEVTWHGKGNEDRRGQTVTAGVNEKSWLYLKGSYMKCDRNMEVAFMVCAINPSLDLHTDSSELLQLQQKLLWLLYERGDLDRYPMAMGTLADLEDQDPIPGKENPLKMHLKAVSSAQKHYNNEHIYPYMYLAGFHYRHRDVQEALRAWAEAAQVMQEYNYFREDEEIYKEFFDIANDVIPTLLKEATAAEGPGEGGEGGEGADKELHKQAAAFSALQDAECFAHLLRFYDGICKWEEGSPTPVLHVGWATYLVQSLSRFDAQVRQKVSIIIKEPESQDDDDQSSDDPREGRRRGPRRESKLEEQNSPPTSPATQPAAGTTTTTTTTTAAAATATATTTVSQPRKVGEGAGRCRASQGPRGGDTEGKPKSPSPDSGSSPLSQQQQASPSPAGPVVAFQSEKMKGMKGLLCAAKVNSSAIKLQLTAQSQVQMKRQKSTPAGDYSMSFMKRQRKSL is encoded by the exons ATGGGTTTGCACTCAGCCCAGAAGAAGCACTTCCCTCTGCGGGGCATCGACGGTGTGGTTCAGCTGTTTGATGTCGAGCTCCGCAAGTCTGAGCCTGACCTAGCCCTTCTTTCCCTGGTCCTGGGCTTCGTCGAGCACTTCCTGGCTGTGAACCGAGTCATCCCCATAAACGTTCCAGGGGTGCGGTTTGAACCGCTGGAGCCAGACTGTCCCAACTCCTGCTTCCCTACTGTAGAGCTGGGTATGATCAATGCACTGTACGAGCGCTTCACGGCCCAGATCCGCGGTGCAGTGGACCTGTCCCAGTACCGGAGGACCGCTGCAGGGTCCAGCAGGGAGCTGGTAAAGAAAGTCTCAGACGTGATCTGGAACAGTCTCAGCCGCTCATACTTCAAGGACCGGGCTCACATCCAGTCCCTCTTCAGTCTCATCACTG GCACCAAACTGGACAGCTCTGGTGTGGCGTTTGCGGTGGTGGCAGCCTGCCAGGTTCTCGGCCTGAAGGACGTCCACCTGGCACTGTCTGAAGACCACGCATGGGTAATTTTTGGCAAAGGCGGCGAGGAGACGGCTGAAGTCACCTGGCATGGAAAGGGCAACGAAGACCGACGAGGACAAACGGTCACAGCAGGAGTCAATGAGAAA AGTTGGTTGTATCTGAAGGGCTCCTACAtgaaatgtgacagaaacatgGAGGTGGCTTTCATGGTTTGTGCTATCAACCCCTCTCTAGACCTTCACACTGACAGCTctgagctcctgcagctgcaacag AAACTCCTGTGGTTGCTGTATGAACGAGGTGACCTGGACAG GTATCCCATGGCCATGGGCACCTTGGCAGACCTCGAGGACCAGGATCCAATCCCAGGCAAAGAGAACCCCCTGAAAATGCACCTCAAG gctgtAAGTTCTGCTCAGAAGCACTACAACAATGAGCACATCTACCCCTACATGTACCTGGCTGGCTTCCACTACAGACACAGGGACGTGCAGGAGGCCCTGAGGGCCTGGGCCGAGGCAGCTCAGGTCATGCAGGA ATACAACTATTTCCGTGAGGACGAGGAGATCTACAAAGAGTTCTTTGACATTGCAAACGATGTCATTCCCACTCTGCTGAAGGAGGCCACTGCTGCCGAGGGTcctggggagggaggagaggggggagagggagctgaCAAG GAGCTCCACAAACAAGCTGCAGCCTTCTCAGCACTCCAGGATGCAGAATGCTTTGCCCACCTGCTGCGGTTCTATGACGGCATCTGCAAATGGGAGGAGGGCAGCCCGACGCCGGTGCTTCATGTGGGCTGGGCCACCTACTTGGTCCAGTCTCTGAGCCGCTTTGATGCTCAG GTGCGTCAGAAGGTGTCCATCATCATCAAAGAGCCAGAGTCCCAGGACGATGACGACCAGTCCAGCGATGACCCCCGCGAGGGCCGCAGACGGGGCCCCAGGAGGGAGTccaagctggaggagcagaactctcctcccacctccccaGCCACCCAGCCCGCCGcaggcacaacaacaacaacaacaacaacaacagcagcagcagcaaccgcAACCGCAACCACCACCGTCTCTCAGCCCAGGAAAGTTGGCGAGGGAGCGGGCCGCTGCCGTGCCTCGCAGGGCCCGCGGGGCGGAGACACTGAAGGAAAACCGAAGTCCCCCAGCCCGGATTCCGGATCCTCCCCGttgtcccagcagcagcaggcgtcGCCCTCCCCGGCCGGTCCCGTCGTCGCCTTTCAGAGCGAGAAGATGAAGGGGATGAAGGGGCTGCTGTGTGCAGCCAAGGTGAACTCCAGCGCCATCAAGCTGCAGCTCACCGCTCAGTCGCAGGTCCAGATGAAGAGGCAGAAGAGCACCCCGGCCGGGGACTACTCCATGTCCTTCATGAAGCGCCAGCGCAAATCGCTGTAG